A window from Opisthocomus hoazin isolate bOpiHoa1 chromosome 29, bOpiHoa1.hap1, whole genome shotgun sequence encodes these proteins:
- the LOC142364855 gene encoding olfactory receptor 14J1-like produces the protein MSNGSSITEFLLLALADTREQQLLHFWLFLSIYLIALLSNGLIITTIACDHRLHTPMYFFLLNLSLIDLGSISTVLLKAMASSVWDTKAVSYLGCAAQLFLFNFFIGDEFCLLTVMAYDRYTAICRPLHYGTLLGSRACVHMAAAAWGSALLNSLLHTANTFSIPLCKGNAVDQFFCEIRQILKLSCSHSYLREVGLLVVSLSLVFGCFVFIVLSYVQIFRAVLRIPSEQGRHKAFSTCLPHLAVLSLFISTGTFAYLKTPSISSPSLDRVVSFLYSVVTPAVNPLIYSMRNQELKDALQKLIQSAFFQQQ, from the coding sequence ATGTCcaatggcagctccatcaccgaGTTTCTCCTCCTGGCTTTGGCAGATACAcgggagcagcagctcttgcacttctggctcttcctcagcATCTACCTGattgccctcctcagcaatggcctcatcatcaccaccatagcctgcgaccaccgcctccacacacccatgtacttcttcctcctcaacctctccctcattgacctgggctccatctccaccgtTCTCCTAAAAGCCATGGCCAGTTCTGTCTGGGATACGAAAGCTGTCTcttacttgggatgtgctgcccagctctttctgtttaacttcttcattggAGATGAGTtttgtcttctgactgtcatggcctatgaccgctacactgccatctgcagacccctgcactacgggaccctcctgggcagcagagcttgtgtccacatggcagccgctgcctggggcagtgctttgctcaattctctcctgcacactgccaatacattttccatccccctctgcaagggcaatgctgtggatcagttcttctgtgaaatccgccagatcctcaagctctcctgctcacactcttacctcagggaagttggactTCTGGTAGttagtctttctttagtttttggatgttttgttttcattgtgctgtcctatgtgcagatcttcagggccgtgctgaggatcccctctgagcagggaaggcacaaagccttttccacgtgcctccctcacctggccgtgctctccctgtttatcagcactggcacgtttgcctacctgaagaccccttccatctcctccccatccctggaccgAGTGGTTTCATTCCTCTACTCTGTGGTtactccagcagtgaaccccctcatctacagcatgaggaaccaggagctcaaagatgccctgcagaagctcattcaatcagcatTCTTTCAGCAGCAATAA